A window from Tenacibaculum singaporense encodes these proteins:
- a CDS encoding dicarboxylate/amino acid:cation symporter produces MKKIALHWQILIGMILGILFGLGMTFIDGGASFVSDWIKPFGTIFVKLLKLIAVPLIIASLVKGISDLKDISKFKNIGLRTILIYIGTTVIAITVGLLLVNVVQPGDGISEDTIAKLTADYANSEGVQAKIAEASKQKESGPLQFLEDMVPDNAMQAMSNNKAMLQVIFFTIFLGISMLLVGEKNAKPLKNFFDSLNEVVLKMVDLIMLTAPYAVFALLANVVVSSNDPDLLFALLKYGLTVIGGLLLMVALYMVLISVFAKKNPLWFLQQISPAQLLAFSTSSSAATLPVTMERVEEHIGVDKEVSSFVLPVGATINMDGTSLYQAVAAVFISQALGFGLTFGDQLTIILTALLASIGSAAVPGAGMVMLVIVLESVGFPADKLAIGLALIFAVDRPLDMCRTVINVTGDATVSTLVAKSVGKLGKPHPHEWDEHYNEVK; encoded by the coding sequence ATGAAGAAAATTGCACTACACTGGCAAATTTTAATAGGAATGATTTTAGGTATCTTATTTGGATTAGGGATGACTTTTATAGATGGAGGAGCATCATTCGTATCTGACTGGATAAAGCCTTTTGGAACTATTTTCGTAAAATTATTAAAACTAATAGCCGTACCATTAATTATTGCTTCTTTGGTAAAAGGGATATCTGATTTAAAAGATATTTCTAAATTTAAAAATATAGGTTTGCGTACGATCTTAATTTATATAGGTACCACAGTAATAGCTATTACAGTAGGTTTACTATTGGTTAATGTTGTGCAACCTGGAGATGGAATTTCAGAAGATACCATAGCCAAACTAACAGCAGACTATGCAAATAGTGAAGGAGTACAAGCTAAAATAGCAGAAGCTAGTAAGCAAAAGGAAAGTGGGCCGCTTCAGTTCTTAGAAGATATGGTTCCTGATAATGCTATGCAGGCTATGAGTAATAATAAAGCAATGTTACAAGTAATTTTCTTTACTATTTTCTTAGGAATATCAATGTTGTTAGTAGGAGAGAAAAATGCAAAACCATTAAAAAATTTCTTTGATTCATTAAATGAAGTTGTATTAAAAATGGTGGATCTAATTATGTTAACTGCTCCCTATGCAGTATTCGCATTATTAGCAAATGTTGTAGTATCTTCTAATGACCCAGATTTATTATTCGCATTATTAAAATATGGATTAACAGTTATAGGAGGATTGTTATTAATGGTGGCACTTTACATGGTTTTAATAAGTGTATTTGCCAAGAAGAATCCGCTGTGGTTTTTACAACAAATAAGTCCAGCACAATTATTGGCTTTTTCAACAAGTTCTAGTGCTGCAACGTTACCTGTAACAATGGAAAGAGTAGAGGAACATATTGGAGTAGATAAAGAAGTATCGAGTTTTGTATTACCAGTAGGAGCTACTATTAATATGGATGGTACGAGCTTGTATCAAGCTGTAGCGGCAGTTTTTATATCACAGGCTTTAGGTTTCGGTTTAACTTTTGGAGATCAATTGACAATTATTTTAACAGCTTTACTAGCTTCAATAGGTTCAGCAGCTGTACCAGGAGCAGGAATGGTAATGTTAGTAATCGTATTAGAATCAGTTGGTTTTCCAGCAGATAAATTAGCTATAGGTTTAGCATTGATTTTTGCGGTTGATAGACCATTAGATATGTGTAGAACAGTTATTAATGTAACTGGTGATGCCACAGTTTCTACTTTAGTGGCGAAATCTGTAGGTAAGTTAGGGAAGCCACATCCACATGAATGGGATGAGCATTATAATGAAGTAAAATAA
- a CDS encoding sulfurtransferase, with amino-acid sequence MLTVKSPIVSVDWLRDNLSADNLIVLDATIQKVGAKTDNKKEKQQIKNAVFFDLKNVFLDDEAEYPNTIPSEKYFETEAQKLGINNNSCIVVYDDLGVYSSPRVWWLFRAFGFENIAVLNGGLPSWKEAGYMVESKNERRLPVGNFKATINRDKISITEEVLKASLDNKVILDARSKGRFYATEPEPRKDLRGGHIPNSVSLPYVELQSNGKMKSKEELQKIFSKVNPSKEEMILSCGSGITACILALGAEESGNINCSVYDGSWTEWASRLELPVEK; translated from the coding sequence ATGCTTACAGTAAAATCACCTATAGTTTCTGTTGATTGGTTGCGCGATAATTTAAGTGCAGATAACTTAATAGTTCTTGATGCAACTATTCAGAAAGTAGGAGCCAAAACAGATAATAAAAAAGAAAAACAGCAGATTAAAAATGCTGTTTTCTTTGATTTAAAGAATGTTTTCTTAGATGATGAAGCGGAATACCCTAATACGATTCCTTCAGAAAAATATTTTGAAACTGAGGCTCAAAAATTAGGGATAAATAATAATAGCTGTATTGTTGTTTACGATGATTTAGGAGTGTATTCGTCTCCAAGAGTTTGGTGGTTGTTTAGAGCATTTGGATTTGAAAATATAGCAGTTTTAAATGGAGGCTTACCTTCTTGGAAAGAGGCAGGTTATATGGTTGAGTCTAAAAATGAAAGAAGATTGCCTGTAGGAAACTTCAAAGCCACCATTAATAGAGATAAAATTAGTATAACAGAGGAAGTGTTAAAAGCTTCTCTTGATAATAAAGTTATATTGGATGCTCGTTCCAAAGGAAGGTTTTATGCTACGGAACCAGAACCAAGAAAAGATTTAAGAGGAGGGCATATTCCAAATTCTGTGAGTTTGCCTTATGTAGAATTGCAATCAAATGGTAAGATGAAATCGAAAGAAGAGCTTCAGAAAATATTTTCAAAAGTGAATCCAAGTAAAGAAGAAATGATTCTTTCTTGTGGTTCAGGAATTACAGCATGTATTTTAGCTTTAGGAGCAGAAGAATCAGGAAATATTAACTGTAGTGTATATGACGGTTCTTGGACAGAATGGGCAAGTAGATTAGAATTGCCTGTTGAAAAATAA
- a CDS encoding DUF7935 family protein — protein sequence MEDKIIEGLAYALPALVTGGVAYLILGRFIEQDNKEKTFNALVEKKRESLPTKLQAYERMLLFCERINPSKLLLRVNPIGDDTDNYLQLLIGNIEQEFEHNLVQQLYISDDSWKAVLAAKLAIIAKLRNTAENSETAKDLRENVLIDYSQQESPANTAISFLKQEVKKLI from the coding sequence ATGGAAGATAAAATTATTGAAGGGCTTGCTTATGCCCTACCAGCATTAGTAACTGGCGGTGTAGCTTACTTAATTTTAGGCCGCTTTATTGAACAAGACAATAAAGAAAAAACATTCAATGCTTTAGTTGAAAAAAAGCGTGAAAGTTTACCCACAAAACTACAAGCTTATGAGCGTATGTTATTGTTTTGTGAGCGTATCAACCCATCAAAATTACTGTTAAGAGTAAATCCTATAGGAGATGATACTGATAACTACCTCCAACTTTTAATTGGTAATATAGAACAAGAGTTTGAACATAATTTAGTACAGCAATTATACATTTCTGATGATAGTTGGAAAGCTGTTTTAGCAGCTAAATTAGCTATTATAGCTAAACTTCGAAATACAGCAGAGAATTCTGAAACTGCTAAAGATTTACGTGAAAATGTATTAATTGACTACTCGCAACAGGAAAGTCCAGCAAACACAGCTATTTCCTTTTTAAAACAAGAAGTCAAAAAACTGATATAA
- a CDS encoding DUF3307 domain-containing protein has translation MILFLKLLVAHLLGDFVFQPKNWVKDKEKKKIKSIKLYAHIVVHAILLLLLLQFNSTYWSAFLLVIISHYLIDLGKLYFQKKKNKRLFFFLDQALHIFFLVLATYIYSPFKISTDAILTQQNLLLFACLIFVTYTSSIIINTLISKWNPEKGNKSTEQSLANAGKYIGFLERILIFVFIAINQWAGVGFLLAAKSIFRFGDLTASKDRKLTEYVLIGTLLSFGLAILTGLVYSHYGR, from the coding sequence ATGATACTGTTTTTAAAACTACTCGTTGCTCACTTACTGGGTGATTTTGTATTTCAACCTAAAAATTGGGTAAAAGATAAGGAGAAAAAGAAAATAAAATCTATTAAACTCTATGCTCACATAGTTGTTCATGCTATTTTATTACTATTATTATTACAATTCAACTCTACATACTGGAGTGCTTTTTTACTTGTAATTATTTCTCATTATTTAATTGATCTTGGAAAACTATATTTTCAAAAGAAAAAGAACAAACGTCTATTTTTCTTTTTAGATCAAGCTTTACATATATTCTTTTTGGTTTTAGCCACATATATATACTCTCCTTTTAAAATTAGTACAGATGCTATTTTAACCCAACAAAACTTATTACTTTTTGCTTGTTTAATTTTTGTCACTTATACTTCGTCTATTATTATAAATACATTAATTTCTAAATGGAATCCAGAAAAAGGTAATAAATCAACAGAACAATCGTTAGCCAATGCAGGTAAGTATATTGGTTTTTTAGAACGTATATTAATTTTTGTTTTTATTGCAATTAACCAATGGGCTGGTGTCGGATTTTTACTCGCGGCAAAATCTATATTTAGATTTGGAGATTTAACAGCATCAAAAGACAGAAAACTTACTGAATATGTACTGATTGGAACTTTACTAAGTTTTGGATTGGCAATTTTAACAGGACTCGTATATTCGCATTATGGAAGATAA
- a CDS encoding SatD family protein yields MTSVITGDIINSRGVSAETWLPVLKESFNTIGKTPKTWELFRGDSFQIEIENIAEALLFTFKLKSTIKKIKDLDIRLAIGIGNKSFDTEKITEANGEAFINSGYAFDYLLKKQNLALKTPWEDINDEFEVSLGLSLLIMDSWTTNSAAFVNMSLQNPESTQKIIAKKLAISESSASERRKRSGFDEIMKLEKRYRKLMNQKLTKL; encoded by the coding sequence ATGACAAGTGTAATTACTGGTGATATTATAAACTCTAGAGGTGTTTCTGCTGAAACATGGCTTCCTGTACTGAAAGAATCCTTCAATACTATCGGAAAAACACCGAAAACGTGGGAGCTTTTTCGCGGAGATAGTTTTCAAATTGAAATTGAAAATATTGCAGAAGCTCTTCTTTTTACTTTTAAGCTAAAATCTACTATTAAAAAAATAAAAGATTTAGACATTCGTTTAGCTATTGGTATCGGTAATAAAAGTTTTGATACAGAAAAAATTACCGAAGCCAACGGTGAAGCTTTTATAAATTCTGGATATGCTTTTGATTATTTACTTAAAAAGCAAAATTTAGCTTTGAAAACTCCTTGGGAAGATATTAACGACGAGTTTGAAGTTTCTTTAGGCTTAAGTTTGTTAATAATGGACAGTTGGACAACCAACTCAGCTGCTTTTGTGAATATGTCTCTACAGAATCCTGAGTCTACTCAAAAAATCATCGCTAAAAAGCTAGCTATTTCAGAAAGTAGCGCCAGTGAACGAAGAAAACGTTCCGGTTTTGATGAAATTATGAAACTAGAAAAACGTTATAGAAAACTTATGAATCAGAAACTAACTAAACTATGA
- a CDS encoding ATP-dependent helicase: protein MNTYLEQLNEPQRAAVLQKDGPMIIIAGAGSGKTRVLTYKIAYLMEQGVDAFNILSLTFTNKAAREMKDRIGKVVGYSEAKNLWMGTFHSVFARILRSEADRLGYPSNFTIYDTQDSVRLITAIIKEMNLDKDRYKPKQILSRISSFKNSLITVRAYFNNSDLQQADLEASRPRTGDIYKEYVDRCFKSGAMDFDDLLLRTNELLARFPDVLAKYQDRFRYILVDEYQDTNHSQYLIVRALADRFQNICVVGDDSQSIYGFRGANIQNILNFQKDYPDVKTFKLEQNYRSTSNIVRAANSVIDKNKTKLDKEIWTANDAGDSVKVMRTISDGEEGRFVAQSIWENQMNHQLTSDQFAVLYRTNAQSRAIEDALRKKDIKYKIYGGISFYQRKEIKDLLSYLRILINPNDEEALKRIINYPARGIGATTLDKLTIAANHYKKSMFDILKNINTVDINLNSGTKTKLQNFVNMIQRFQIEAQTKNAFEIADLVVKQTQLVKDLQKDGTPEGVNKVENVQELLNGIKDFITDKIETGEDASLTSFLEDVALATDFDSDKQDEEPRVSLMTIHLSKGLEFPYVYIVGLEESLFPSAMSMNTRSELEEERRLFYVALTRAEKGAYLTYAQTRYRWGKLTDGEPSRFLEEIDDQYLEYLTPKVPEPSANRFIDASLFEDDSPKKIRFQKPIQKKRKEFLAKKEKPNMVPPKSKMKKVSEMSPKMNLFDGEITVGNVVEHNRFGTGKVLALEGKGPNKKAEIEFSTVGKKKLLLQFAKLKVIG, encoded by the coding sequence TTGAATACTTATTTAGAGCAACTTAACGAACCACAGAGAGCAGCTGTTTTACAAAAAGACGGCCCAATGATAATTATAGCAGGAGCAGGATCGGGTAAAACGAGAGTGCTGACTTATAAAATTGCTTATTTAATGGAGCAAGGAGTGGATGCTTTTAACATTTTGTCGTTAACATTTACCAACAAGGCTGCCCGTGAAATGAAAGATCGTATTGGTAAAGTAGTAGGTTATAGCGAAGCTAAAAACCTTTGGATGGGAACTTTCCACTCAGTTTTTGCACGTATTTTACGCTCTGAAGCTGATCGGTTAGGCTATCCATCAAACTTCACCATTTACGATACACAAGATTCAGTTCGATTGATAACGGCGATTATCAAAGAAATGAATTTGGATAAAGATCGATACAAACCAAAACAAATTTTAAGCAGAATATCGTCTTTTAAAAACAGCTTAATTACGGTTAGAGCGTATTTTAATAACTCTGATTTACAACAAGCCGATTTAGAAGCAAGTAGACCGAGAACAGGTGATATCTATAAAGAATATGTAGATAGATGTTTTAAATCTGGAGCGATGGATTTTGACGATTTATTATTGCGTACCAATGAATTATTAGCTCGTTTCCCAGATGTGTTGGCAAAATATCAAGATCGTTTCCGATATATTTTGGTAGATGAGTACCAAGATACCAACCATTCGCAGTATTTAATTGTACGTGCGTTGGCAGATCGCTTTCAGAATATTTGTGTAGTAGGAGATGATTCGCAAAGTATTTACGGATTCCGTGGAGCGAATATTCAAAATATCTTGAACTTCCAGAAGGATTACCCAGATGTAAAAACGTTTAAGTTAGAACAAAATTACCGTTCAACAAGTAACATCGTACGTGCAGCGAATAGTGTAATTGATAAGAATAAAACGAAGCTAGATAAAGAAATTTGGACAGCTAACGATGCAGGAGATAGTGTGAAGGTAATGCGTACAATTTCTGATGGAGAAGAAGGACGTTTCGTAGCTCAATCTATTTGGGAAAACCAAATGAATCATCAGTTAACAAGCGATCAATTTGCCGTTCTATACCGTACCAATGCACAATCGAGAGCGATAGAAGATGCATTGCGTAAAAAAGATATTAAGTATAAAATTTACGGAGGTATTTCATTCTACCAACGTAAAGAAATTAAAGATTTACTATCGTATTTACGAATTTTAATCAACCCGAATGATGAGGAAGCATTAAAGCGTATTATTAACTACCCAGCAAGGGGAATTGGAGCTACAACGTTAGATAAACTAACAATTGCAGCGAATCATTATAAAAAATCAATGTTTGATATTTTAAAGAATATCAATACAGTAGATATTAATCTTAACTCTGGAACTAAAACAAAGTTGCAGAATTTTGTAAACATGATTCAGCGTTTTCAAATTGAAGCACAAACAAAAAATGCTTTTGAAATTGCTGATTTGGTGGTGAAGCAAACGCAATTAGTTAAAGATTTACAAAAAGATGGAACTCCAGAAGGCGTTAATAAGGTTGAAAACGTTCAAGAACTTTTAAACGGAATAAAAGACTTTATTACCGATAAAATAGAAACAGGAGAAGACGCATCGTTAACTTCATTTTTAGAAGACGTCGCACTAGCCACTGATTTTGATTCCGATAAACAAGATGAAGAACCTAGAGTTTCACTAATGACGATTCACTTGTCAAAAGGATTAGAGTTTCCTTACGTATACATTGTAGGTTTAGAAGAGAGTTTATTCCCTTCAGCAATGAGTATGAATACTCGCAGTGAATTAGAAGAAGAACGTCGTTTGTTTTATGTAGCGTTAACAAGAGCAGAAAAAGGAGCTTATTTAACCTATGCACAAACACGTTATCGTTGGGGAAAATTAACTGATGGTGAACCAAGTAGGTTTTTAGAAGAAATTGATGATCAGTATTTAGAGTACTTAACGCCAAAAGTACCTGAACCGTCAGCAAATAGGTTTATAGATGCTAGTTTGTTTGAAGACGATTCACCCAAAAAAATACGTTTTCAGAAACCAATTCAAAAAAAGAGAAAGGAATTCTTAGCAAAGAAGGAAAAACCAAATATGGTTCCTCCAAAAAGTAAAATGAAGAAGGTTTCAGAAATGAGTCCGAAAATGAATTTGTTTGATGGAGAAATCACAGTAGGAAACGTAGTAGAGCATAACCGTTTTGGTACTGGAAAAGTACTAGCTTTAGAAGGTAAAGGACCCAATAAAAAAGCAGAAATAGAGTTTAGTACCGTAGGTAAAAAGAAATTATTGTTACAATTTGCAAAATTGAAAGTAATCGGGTAG
- a CDS encoding DUF4290 domain-containing protein: MTFDLEYNSKRSKLIIPEYGRHIQKLVNHCIALEDKEERNTMAKAIIDVMGNLQPHLRDVPDFKHKLWDQLHIMADFQLDVDSPYETPSKEELQESPERLPYPKSASKYRFYGTNIQTMIDVALTWEEGDMKEALVFTIANHMKKCYLNWNKDTVEDSVIFDHLYELSDGKIDIRNTEEDLTDSKSLLRKRGGQGQHKSKGKTNTKYRKK, from the coding sequence ATGACGTTTGATTTAGAATACAATTCGAAAAGATCCAAATTAATCATCCCAGAATATGGGAGGCATATACAAAAGCTAGTGAATCATTGTATCGCTTTAGAAGATAAAGAAGAACGAAATACAATGGCTAAAGCTATTATTGATGTAATGGGTAATTTACAACCTCACTTACGTGATGTGCCTGATTTTAAGCATAAACTTTGGGATCAGTTACATATAATGGCAGATTTTCAGTTAGATGTAGATTCTCCATATGAAACACCTTCAAAGGAAGAGTTACAAGAATCTCCTGAGCGATTACCATATCCAAAATCAGCATCAAAGTATCGTTTTTATGGTACAAATATTCAAACCATGATTGATGTTGCTTTAACATGGGAAGAAGGAGATATGAAAGAAGCTTTGGTATTTACCATTGCTAATCATATGAAAAAATGCTATTTGAACTGGAATAAAGATACAGTTGAAGATAGCGTTATTTTTGACCATTTATATGAATTATCTGATGGAAAAATAGATATACGTAACACAGAAGAAGACCTTACAGATAGTAAGAGTTTGTTAAGGAAAAGAGGAGGTCAAGGGCAACACAAATCAAAAGGAAAAACAAATACTAAATACAGAAAAAAGTAA
- the murA gene encoding UDP-N-acetylglucosamine 1-carboxyvinyltransferase has protein sequence MASFKIEGGHKLKGTITPQGAKNEALQVICAVLLTSEKVIINNVPDIIDVNKLIFILGELGVKIEKLSKNSYSFQADDINLKYLESPEFKRDGSSLRGSIMIVGPLLARFGKGYIPRPGGDKIGRRRLDTHFEGFINLGAKFRYNREEYFYGVETETGLVGAEMLLDEASVTGTANIIMAAVLAKGTTTIYNAACEPYIQQLSKMLNSMGAKISGVGSNLLTIEGVETLGGCEHTILPDMIEIGSWIGMAAMTRSELTIKDVSWDDLGQIPNVFRKLGIQLERKGDDIYIPEQESYEIQSYIDGSVLTVADAPWPGFTPDLLSIVLVVATQAKGTVLIHQKMFESRLFFVDKLIDMGAKVILCDPHRATVIGHDFKSQLKATKMTSPDIRAGISLLIAALSAKGTSIINNIEQIDRGYEDIEARLKSIGAKIERIDS, from the coding sequence ATGGCATCATTTAAAATAGAAGGAGGTCACAAATTAAAAGGAACAATAACACCACAAGGAGCAAAAAATGAAGCATTACAGGTAATATGTGCGGTGTTGTTAACGTCAGAAAAAGTAATTATAAATAATGTTCCTGATATTATTGATGTTAATAAACTGATTTTTATTTTAGGAGAATTAGGAGTTAAAATAGAAAAACTTTCTAAAAACTCGTATAGTTTTCAAGCAGACGATATCAATTTAAAATATCTAGAGTCACCAGAATTTAAAAGAGATGGAAGCTCTTTAAGAGGTTCTATCATGATTGTTGGTCCGTTATTGGCTCGCTTTGGAAAAGGATATATTCCACGACCAGGAGGTGATAAAATTGGACGTCGTCGTCTAGATACTCACTTTGAAGGATTCATCAATTTAGGGGCAAAATTCCGATATAATCGTGAAGAATATTTCTACGGTGTAGAAACAGAAACAGGATTGGTAGGTGCAGAGATGTTGTTAGATGAAGCTTCGGTAACTGGTACAGCAAATATTATTATGGCTGCAGTATTGGCTAAAGGAACCACAACAATATATAACGCAGCTTGCGAGCCATATATTCAGCAATTATCAAAAATGCTGAATTCAATGGGAGCAAAAATTTCGGGAGTAGGCTCTAATTTACTTACGATTGAAGGAGTAGAAACTCTAGGAGGTTGTGAACATACCATATTACCAGATATGATTGAGATTGGTAGTTGGATAGGTATGGCAGCTATGACACGTTCTGAATTGACAATTAAGGATGTAAGTTGGGACGATTTAGGGCAAATTCCTAATGTATTTAGAAAACTTGGAATTCAGTTAGAAAGAAAAGGAGATGATATTTACATACCAGAACAAGAAAGCTACGAAATTCAAAGTTATATTGACGGATCAGTATTAACTGTAGCAGACGCGCCATGGCCTGGGTTTACACCAGATTTGTTAAGTATTGTATTGGTAGTTGCCACACAAGCAAAAGGAACCGTACTAATTCACCAAAAAATGTTTGAAAGCCGTTTATTCTTTGTTGATAAATTAATCGATATGGGGGCTAAGGTAATTTTATGCGATCCTCATAGAGCTACTGTAATCGGTCATGATTTTAAATCACAGTTAAAGGCAACTAAAATGACGTCTCCAGATATTCGTGCAGGTATCTCGCTATTAATAGCAGCGCTTTCTGCTAAAGGAACGAGTATTATTAATAATATTGAACAAATTGATAGAGGTTACGAAGATATTGAAGCACGTTTAAAGTCAATTGGAGCAAAGATTGAGAGAATTGATAGCTAA
- a CDS encoding DUF6503 family protein, whose protein sequence is MKTRIILVILLLQVTIFTAQENSQTFTSSIEKAHKKDMFMSHKYLKYTIDVTFGGKKHLKGVITQEPGGGKIKIEKEDGSLIIFDGKEVYSLGIKEKDMATARFDIFTWSYFLGLPYKLNDQGTIWSDFNKNKWGKEKLMTGKLTFASGTGDAPDDWYVIYKNTETNVLEGAAYIVTFGKGKEKAEKEPHAIKYNQFKQVNSVSIATNWTFHMWSLKNGYEEQIGEAKLSNIKFIKEAEFIVPTKAKIVKTLSN, encoded by the coding sequence ATGAAAACAAGAATAATACTTGTAATATTATTACTTCAAGTAACAATTTTCACAGCGCAAGAAAACTCTCAAACTTTTACATCTTCAATAGAAAAAGCTCATAAAAAGGATATGTTTATGAGTCATAAATATCTTAAATATACTATTGACGTTACTTTTGGAGGGAAAAAGCATTTAAAAGGAGTTATTACGCAAGAACCAGGAGGAGGAAAAATAAAAATAGAGAAAGAAGATGGTTCGCTTATTATTTTTGATGGAAAAGAAGTGTATTCGCTAGGAATAAAAGAAAAGGATATGGCAACAGCTCGTTTTGATATTTTTACATGGTCTTATTTCCTAGGTTTACCATATAAATTAAATGATCAGGGTACTATTTGGTCTGATTTTAATAAGAATAAATGGGGAAAAGAAAAGTTAATGACTGGAAAGTTAACTTTTGCATCAGGAACTGGAGATGCGCCAGATGATTGGTATGTGATATATAAAAATACTGAAACAAACGTATTGGAAGGAGCAGCATATATTGTGACCTTTGGAAAAGGGAAAGAAAAAGCAGAAAAAGAACCTCATGCTATTAAGTACAATCAATTTAAACAAGTAAACTCAGTATCAATCGCTACAAATTGGACATTTCATATGTGGTCGTTAAAAAACGGATATGAAGAGCAAATTGGGGAAGCAAAATTATCTAATATAAAATTTATTAAAGAAGCAGAATTTATTGTGCCTACCAAGGCTAAAATAGTTAAGACGTTATCAAACTAA
- a CDS encoding nucleotide exchange factor GrpE, whose protein sequence is MKRFTMSKDQYTKEDEINDAVKNGDLGENQEETQENKEVEAKEEPTAEELIQAEKDKYLRLFAEFENYKKRTSKERIELFKTASQELMTALLPIMDDFDRGLAEIKKTEDSELLKGMELINNKFKNTLTQKGLTEIEVKPGDDFDAEVHDAITQIPAPSDDLKGKIIDCVEKGYKLGDKIIRHPKVVMGQA, encoded by the coding sequence ATGAAACGATTTACAATGAGTAAAGATCAATATACAAAAGAAGACGAAATTAACGACGCTGTTAAAAATGGCGACTTAGGAGAGAATCAAGAAGAAACTCAGGAAAATAAAGAGGTTGAGGCAAAAGAAGAGCCAACTGCAGAAGAATTAATTCAAGCAGAGAAAGATAAATATCTGCGATTATTTGCAGAGTTTGAAAACTATAAAAAACGTACTTCAAAAGAACGTATTGAACTTTTTAAAACTGCAAGTCAAGAATTAATGACAGCTTTACTGCCAATTATGGATGATTTTGATAGAGGTTTGGCAGAAATTAAAAAAACAGAAGACTCTGAGTTATTAAAAGGAATGGAGCTTATTAATAATAAGTTTAAAAATACCTTAACTCAAAAAGGGTTAACTGAAATAGAAGTAAAACCAGGAGATGATTTTGATGCAGAAGTTCATGATGCAATAACACAAATACCAGCACCTTCAGATGATTTAAAAGGAAAGATTATAGATTGTGTGGAGAAAGGATATAAGCTAGGAGATAAAATTATTCGTCACCCTAAAGTAGTAATGGGGCAAGCGTAA